TGCACGCCCTGACCCGCAAGGGCTTCGGGTACGACGCGGCCGAGCAGCACGAGGCCGACCAGTTCCACTCGCCGCGCCCCTTCGACATCGAGACCGGCGAGGAACACCCCGTCGGCGGCATCTGGACCGACGTCTTCGCCGAGGAGATGGTCCGGATCGGCGAGCGTCGACCGGACGTCGTCGCCATCACCGCGGCGATGATGCACCCGGTCGGGCTCCACCACTTCGAGGCCCGGTTCCCCGAGCGCACCTTCGACGTCGGGATCGCCGAGCAGCACGCGGCCACCAGCGCCGCCGGGCTCGCCATGGGTGGGCTCCACCCGGTGGTCGCGATCTACGCCACCTTCCTCAACCGGGCCTTCGACCAGGTGCTGATGGACTGCGCCCTGCACCGGTGCGGCGTCACCTTCGTCCTCGACCGGGCCGGGGTCACCGGCGACGACGGCGCGAGCCACAACGGCATGTGGGACATGTCCGTGCTCCAGGTCGTCCCCGGCCTCCGGCTGGCCGCACCCCGCGACGCCAGCCGCCTGCGCGAGCTCCTGGGCGAGGCGATCACGGTGGACGACGCCCCGACGGTCGTCCGGTTCCCGAAGGGCCCCCCGCCGGCGGACCTGGAGGCCGTCGACCACGTCGGCGGCGTCGACGTGCTGCTGCGCAACGGCACCCACGACGTGCTGATCGTGGGCATCGGGTCGATGGCCACCACGGCGGTCGACGTGGGGGAGCGGCTGGTCGCCCAGGGGATCGGCGCGACCGTGGTCGACCCCCGCTGGGTCAAGCCCGTCAACCCGGCCCTGGTCGAGCTCGCGCGCGACCACGCGCTGGTCGTCCACCTCGAGGACAACGGCCGCGTCGGTGGCTGCGGAGCCGCGCTCCTGCAGGAGCTCAACGACCAGGGCGTGACCACCCCGATCCGGGTGCACGGCATCCCCCAGGAGTTCCTCGACCACGCCAAGCGGGCTGCCATCCTGGAGCGGATCGGCCTCGACCCGCAGACGCTGGCCCGTGGCATCGTCGAGGAGATCGCGACCGGCGTGGACGCGCCCACAGCAGGTCCGCCGGCGGTCGACGCCGAGCGCTGAGGCCCGTGGTCCACGCCGTAGGATCGCGGCCGTGGTGAACGAACCGGTCGTGCACGTCGTCGACGAGGTCCCCGAGCTCGACGGGGTGGACGACCTGGCGATGGTCGTGGCCCTCGACGGCTTCCTCGACGCCGGCAACGCCGCCGCCCGCGCCGCCCGGCACCTCCTGGACCAGTCCGACCTGGCGGAGTCCCCCGTCGTGGCCACCTTCGACGTCGACCTGTTCCACGACTACCGCGCGCGACGCCCACCGATGTCCTTCGTGCGCGACCACTACGAGGCCTACGAGCCGCCTCGCCTGGTCGTCCGGCTCGTGCGTGACACCGGCCGGACGCCGTACCTGCTCCTGCACGGTCCTGAGCCCGACACGCGGTGGGAGGCCTTCGTGGCCGGTGTGCGTCTGGTGGTCGAGCGGCTCGCCGTGTCACGCGTGGTGGCGATGGGCTCGGTCCCGATGGCGGTTCCCCACACCCGTCCGATCGCCATCACCCCGCACGCCAACAACGCGGCGCTCCTCGACGCGGACAGCCCGTGGCGCGGCGAGCTGCGGATCCCCTCGAGCGCCCAGGCCCTGCTGGAGCTGCGGCTGGGGGAGTGGGGTCACGACGCGCTCGGTTTCGTCGCCCACGTCCCGCACTACCTGGCACAGCTCGACTACCCGGCGGCGGCGGTCTCCCTGCTCGAGCACGTGGAGCGGGGGGCGCGGCTCACCGTCGACCTGTCCGACCTCCGCGCCGAGGCCGGCGACCGTGAGGCCGAGATCGCCCGCTACCTGGCGGCCAACGAGGACGTCGGTGAGGTCGTCGCCTCCCTGGAGCGTCAGTACGACGCCTTCGAGCGGGCCGAGTCGGAGGGCTCCAGCCTGCTCGCCGAGGACCAGCCGCTGCCCACAGGCGAGGAGATCGGCCTGCAGTTCGAGCAGTTCCTGGCCGGCCTCGACGGGACCGAGGACGACACCGACGACCCCGACGACGAGGACTGACCCGTGCCCGCTTCGGCCACCGAGCTCCTCGAGCTGCTCTCCCTGGAGAAGCTCGACACCAACCTGTTCCGGGGACGTCAGCCCGACACGGAGATGCAGCGGGTCTTCGGTGGTCAGGTCGCTGCCCAGGCCCTGCTGGCCGGGTGCCAGACCGTCGACCCCGCCTACCGCCCGCACTCGCTGCACTCCTACTTCCTGCGCCCGGGCGACACCGCCGTGCCGATCGTCTACGACGTCGAGCAGCTGCGCGACGGCCGCTCCTTCGCCACCCGTCGCGTCGTCGCGCGGCAGCACGGCCGACCGATCTTCTTCCTCACCGCCAGCTTCCACCAGGAGGAGCCCGGCTTCGACCACCAAGACGCGATACCTGACGTGCCGGCCCCCGAGGACGGCGTCCGGCTGGTCGACCTCGTGCGTGCGCGCGACGCCGCCGAGGCCGAGCGGTTCGAGAAGGAGTGGGCCGCCCTCGACGTGCGGTACGTCGGGATCAGTGGCCGCGGCCTGCCCGACGACCCCGACCACCCGGCACGCGCCCGGTTGTGGATCCGCGTCAACGGCGAGCTCTCCGACGACCCGCTGGAGCACCTCGCCGCCTTCACCTACGCCAGCGACCTGACGCTGCTCGGTGCGGCCCTGGTGCCCCACGGCGTGACGATCGGAACGCCGGGGCTGCAGCCGGCCTCGCTCGACCACGCCATGTGGTTCCACCGGCCCTTCCGCGCCGACGAGTGGTGGCTCTACGACCAGCACGCGCCGTCCGCGCAGGGTGCTCGCGGGTTGGCGCTCGCCCAGGTCTTCACCGCCGACGGTCGCCTCGTCTCCTCCGTGGCCCAGGAGGGCCTGCTGCGGATGCGACCGACCGACTGACGTTCCGCCCAGCGCGAACAGTCCTGTCCAGGCCTCGCTCGAGGCGGGAGCATCGGGCGTCATGAGGGTCCTGGTCCTGGGCGGTTCCCACCACGTCGGCCGTGCTGTCGTCGAGACCGCCCTGGCCCGAGGCGACGACGTCGTGACCCTGAACCGCGGGCTCACCGGGGTGACGGCCCCGGGCGTGGACGTCCGCCACGCGGACCGGCGAGACCCGGGCGCGGTCGCGGCGGCACTCGGCGACGACGAGTTCGACGCCGTCGTCGACACCTGGTCGCAGGAACCGGTGGTCGTGCGCGACGCGGCGCGGCTGCTCTCCGGGCGCGCCGGCCACTACACCTACGTCTCCTCGCGCTCGGTCTACACCTGGCCCCCTGCCCCCGGGCTCGACGAGTCAGCACCCGTCGTCGAGGGCGACCCGGACGGGACCGACGCCGGCGACTACGCCGCCGCCAAGCGTGGCGGCGAGCTGGCCGCAATCCGGGACTTCGACGGTGACGTGCTGCTGGCCCGGGCCGGGCTCATCCTCGGCCCCTGGGAGCGCGTCGGGCGCCTGCCGTTCTGGCTGGACCGGGTGGCGGCCGGTGGCCGGGTGCCCACGCCGGGCCCCGAGGACCGCCCGCTGCAGCTCGTCGACGCCCGCGACCTGGCCCAGTGGGTGCTGGAGCACCAGCCGGTCGGGGTGTTCAACACCGTCAGTCGCCCCGGGCACACCACGGTCGGCGAGCTGCTCGCCGAGTGCGTCCGCGTCACCGGCAGCGAAGCGGAGCTCGTCTGGCTGTCTCCCGAGGCGGTCGAACGGGCCGGGGTGGCGCCGTGGACCGAGCTCCCGATCTGGGTGCCGCCGACCGGCGAGCTCGCCGGCCTGCACGACGGCGACGTCTCCGCGGCGTACGCCGCCGGGCTGACGTGCCGGCCGGTGCGCGAGACGGTGGCCGCCACGTGGGCCTGGATGCAGCGCGAGGGCCTGCCGCCGCAGCCCGGCGACCGGCCCCGCACCGGGATGGACGTCGCCGCCGAGCGGCGGCTCTGGAAGGCGGCCGGTCAGACGGCGTAGGCGCGACCGACCAGGTGGGGCGCCCCGTCCTTGGGTCTGGTGAGCGCGAACGCCTGGCCGGTCTCGGTGGACTCGTGGCCGAAGGCCACCGTCCCGGGCAGCAGGACCGGCTTCTTGAACGCCGCGTCCACCGTCACCGAGTCGGGCAACCGGTTCTCGAGTGCCGCGACGCAGCGGGCGAGGCTCCACATGCCGTGGGCGATCTGCCGGGGGAAGCCGAGGGCCTTGGCCGTCAGGGGGTAGAGGTGGATCGGGTTGCGGTCACCCGACACGGCGCCGTAGCGGCGGCCGAGGTCGTCGGCCAGGCGCCACTCCACGGTGCCCGGTGGTGTCCGCTCCATCGTGGTGCCGGACGAGGCATCCGCATCGCCCTTCCCGCGCCGGAGGTAGGTCGAGGTCGACTCCCACACCACCTCCACTCCGGAGCGCACCTCGGCCAGGAAGTCGATGACCGTGCCCTTGGGGTGGGGGCGCGGCGCGGACACCCGGACGCCGACCGAAAGCTCCTCCGTCGCCGAGACCGGGCGACGAGCCGTGATCGAGTTCTCCAGGTGCACGGTCCCGATCGCGGGGTAGGGGAACGACGGGCTGGTCATCACCCGCATGTGGAGCGGGAAGGCCAGCAGGTGCGGGTAGGTCAGCGGCAGGGTGTCCTTGGCGGGGAAGCCGCACACGCGGGCGTACGCCGCCACGTGGTCGCGCGAGACCACGACGCGGTCGCGCGTGAACGCCAGCTGGCTCGGGTCGGCGCCGGGGTCCTTGCGGATCCCGGGCAGCTGGTTGACGACCGGGATCGACGGCAGGGCCGCCTTGAGGATGACCGGGACAGCCATCAGGCACCCATCATCATCTGGCCGCAGACCCGCACCACGTTGCCGTTGACGGCGGTGGAGCCGGGATGGGCGTACCACGCGATGGTCTCGGCGACGTCGACCGGCAGGCCACCCTGGGCCATGGCGTTGAGGCGCTGGCCGACCTCGCGGGTCGCGAACGGCACCTTGGCCGTCATCTCGGTGATGATGAAGCCGGGGGCGACCGCGTTGACGGTGATCCCCTTGTCGAGGTCGTCGGCGAGGCTGTCGACCAGCCCGATGACCCCCGCCTTGGAGGCCGCGTAGTTGGTCTGGCCCCGGTTGCCGGCGATACCGGCGATGGAGGCGACCCCGATGATGCGGCCGTTGTCGTTGACGACGCCCTTGTCGAGGAGGTGTCGGCTGATCCGCTCGGGGGCGAGGAGGTTGACGCCGATCACGGAGTCCCACCGCTCCTCGTCCATGTTGCGCAGCAGCTTGTCGCGGGTGATGCCGGCGTTGTGGACCACGACGTCGACCCCACCGTGCTTCTCCGAGAGGTGGCGTGCGATGCGCTGGGGCGCGTCCTTGGCGGTCACGTCGAGGGTGAGGTGGTCCCCGTCGAGCTCGGTCATCAGCCGCTGCAGCTCGCTGGCGGCCTGGGGGACGTCGAGGCCCACGACGGTCGCGCCGTCGCGGTGCAGGACCCGGGCGATCTCGGCGCCGATGCCGCGGCTGGCCCCGGTCACGAGGGCCACCTTGCCGTCCAGCGGTCGGTCGGGGTCCTCCACCTCGACCGCCTTGCTGGTGTGGGTGCCGACGCGGACGACCTGCCCGGAGACGTAGGCCGACTTCGCGGACAGCAGGAAGCCGAGGGTGGAGCCCAGTGCCCCCTCGGCGCTGTCGGCGACGTACACCAGCTGCACGGTGCCGCCCTTGCCGACCTCCTTGCCGAGGGAGCGGGTGAAGCCCTCCAGGGCCCGCTGGGTGACGCGCTCGGAGCCGGAGACCTGCTCGGGCGGCGTGCCGAGGACCAGCAGCCGCGGGCAGGTGGCGAGGCTGCGCAGCAGGGGCGTGAAGAAGTCGCGCAGCGCCGACAGCTGTGACGCGTCGGTCAGGCCGGTGGCGTCGAAGACCAGACCGCGGTAGGTCTCGGCCGCGTCAGCGGCGGCCGTCGAAGCCACCCCGAGGGTGTCGAGGAGGCCGGGGAGGGACTCGACCAGCCGACCCGTGCCGCCCACCACCACGGTGCCGTCCACGAGCGGCGCGCCGTCCTCGTGGCGCCGCAGCGGGGTGGGGTTCGGCAGGCCGAGGTTGTTGACCAGCAGCTTGCCGACGGGGGTGCGCACGAAACCTTGGTAGCGATCGCTCATGGCTGTTTTGTAACTCCCTGTGCAACTACGCGTCCACACATCGTGACGTGGGACTCAGACGGTTTCGCCCGAGGCTACTCGCGAGTCACAATGGGCCGCATGCAGACCTCCACGCGCCGTGTCGCCGTCGTCGGCGGCAACCGGATTCCGTTCGCCCGCTCCAACACCGCCTACGCCGATGCCTCCAACCAGGAGATGCTGACCGCGGCCATCGACGGCCTGGTGACGCGGTTCGGGCTGCAGGGCGAACGACTCGGTGAGGTCGTGGCGGGCGCGGTGCTCAAGCACGCGCGCGACTTCAACCTGACCCGGGAGGCCGTGCTCGGCTCGCGGCTCGCTCCCGAGACGCCCGCCACCGACATCCAGCAGGCGTGCGGGACCGGCCTGCAGGCCGCCATCCAGGTGGCCAACAAGATCGCGCTCGGCCAGATCGAGGCCGGAATCGCCGGCGGCACCGACACCACCTCCGACGCGCCGGTCGCGATCAGCGACAAGCTGCGCAAGAAGCTGATGAAGGTCAACGCGGCCCGTGACACCGCCAGCCGGCTCAAGGCGCTCGGTGCGATCCGCCCCACCGACATCGGCCTGGAGATCCCGCAGAACGGCGAGCCCCGCACCAGGCTGTCGATGGGCGAGCACGCCGCCCTCACCGCGCTGGAGTGGCAGATCGGTCGTGAGGAGCAGGACGAGCTCGCCGCCGCCTCCCACCAGCGGCTCGCGGCGGCCTACGACGCCGGGTTCCTCGACGACCAGATCACCCCGTTCCGCGGTCTCGAACGCGACAACAACCTGCGGCCGGACTCCAGCGTCGAGAAGCTCTCGAAGCTCAAGCCGGTCTTCGGCAAGGGCGAGGCGGCGACGATGACGGCCGGCAACTCGACGCCGCTGACCGACGGCGCCTCGGCGGTGCTGCTCGCCTCCGAGGGGTGGGTGCAGGCCCACGACCTCCCGGTGCTCGCCTGGTTCACCGCCTACGAGACCGCGGCGGTCGACTACGTGCACGGCGCCGAGGGGCTGCTGATGGCGCCGGCGTACGCCGTGGCGCGGATGCTGCAGCGGGAGGGGTTGGCGCTGCAGGACTTCGACTACTACGAGATCCACGAGGCCTTCGCCTCGCAGGTGCTCTCGACGCTCAAGGCGTGGGAGGACCCGATCTTCTGCAAGGAGCGGCTCGGCCTCGACGGGCCGCTGGGCGCGATCGACCGGACCCGGCTCAACGTCAACGGCTCCTCGCTCGCCGCCGGCCACCCCTTCGCCGCGACCGGCGGCCGGATCCTGGCCAACGCCGCCAAGCTGCTCGACCAGAAGGGCTCCGGCCGGGTGCTGATCTCGATCTGCGCCGCCGGCGGCCAGGGCGTCGTCGCGATCCTGGAGAAGTAGCCCGCACCCGCACCAGGCTTCTGCCGAGGATCCCGGTCACCTGGTGGCTGGGATCCTCGGCACAGCGGTCGTGACGGGACGTCAGCGGGTGGCGAGGGCGAGGGCGCTGGCGACGAGGTGGTCGCGGACCTGCTCCCGGGAGATCTGCCCCACGGTCGGGATGCCGGGGGCGGCCTCCTTGACCAGGATCCCGACGCGCGCGAGCTGCAGCGCCCCGAGCCCGCTGGCGTAGAGGGTGTTGGCGAGGAGGGTCGGGTCGTCGACGGTGAAGTCGCCGCTCTCGACGCCGTCCTCGAGCGCGCCCGACAGGACCGACAGGCACGAGGAGATCGCGCGCCCGAGACGGAACAGCGCGGACTCCGAGATCTCGTCGAGCAGCTCGGGTCCGCTCCGCCGCATCAGCGTCTGCGCGCAGTCGACAAAGGCCGGGTGGGTGACGCCGTAGTCCGCGAAGGCCGTGGTGATGGCTCGCAGGCGGTCGGGGGGATCGGTGGCGCTGTCGTCGGCGGCGACCAGCTCCTCGCGCAGCTCGTTGAGGTACTCGACCAGCGTGAGGGCGAAGAGCTCCTCCTTGCCGGTGAAGTGGCGGTAGACGATGGCGCGGTTGACGCCGACGGCGCCGGCAATCTGGTCGATCTGGGCGTCGCGGACGCCGCTGCGGTCGAAGAGGGCGCGGGTGGCGGCGATGATCTCGGCCTCGCGCTTGCGGCGCCGGGCCGCTGCCGCGGTACGCCGGCCGTCGGACTCGGGCGCCCTGCTCGCAGCCATGGCCACAGGTTAGTGCAACACCGAGTTGCACAGGTGTGACAGCTTGTCGTCACGAGGCCGGTCGGTGGCCTGTCAGGACGCTGGTGCACCGGGGGGGCCCGCTCGCGCCCGTTCGAGCGCGAGGCGGGAGCCGACGGCCAGTGTCGCGGCCAGCGCGTTGAAGCCGAGGTCGACGGGGTCGAACACCCGGTTCGGGAGGATCCACTGCAGCCCCTCGTCGACCGTGCCGACCAGGGACGCGGCGAGGATCGCCAGCACTGATGGCAGCGGCGTCCGGCGTCCGCAGCGGACACCCTCGCGCAGTGCCTCGTGCAGCAGCAGCGCCAGCACGCCGTACTCGATCAGG
The genomic region above belongs to Nocardioides coralli and contains:
- a CDS encoding TetR/AcrR family transcriptional regulator: MAASRAPESDGRRTAAAARRRKREAEIIAATRALFDRSGVRDAQIDQIAGAVGVNRAIVYRHFTGKEELFALTLVEYLNELREELVAADDSATDPPDRLRAITTAFADYGVTHPAFVDCAQTLMRRSGPELLDEISESALFRLGRAISSCLSVLSGALEDGVESGDFTVDDPTLLANTLYASGLGALQLARVGILVKEAAPGIPTVGQISREQVRDHLVASALALATR
- a CDS encoding 3-oxoacyl-ACP reductase; translation: MSDRYQGFVRTPVGKLLVNNLGLPNPTPLRRHEDGAPLVDGTVVVGGTGRLVESLPGLLDTLGVASTAAADAAETYRGLVFDATGLTDASQLSALRDFFTPLLRSLATCPRLLVLGTPPEQVSGSERVTQRALEGFTRSLGKEVGKGGTVQLVYVADSAEGALGSTLGFLLSAKSAYVSGQVVRVGTHTSKAVEVEDPDRPLDGKVALVTGASRGIGAEIARVLHRDGATVVGLDVPQAASELQRLMTELDGDHLTLDVTAKDAPQRIARHLSEKHGGVDVVVHNAGITRDKLLRNMDEERWDSVIGVNLLAPERISRHLLDKGVVNDNGRIIGVASIAGIAGNRGQTNYAASKAGVIGLVDSLADDLDKGITVNAVAPGFIITEMTAKVPFATREVGQRLNAMAQGGLPVDVAETIAWYAHPGSTAVNGNVVRVCGQMMMGA
- a CDS encoding acyl-CoA thioesterase, whose amino-acid sequence is MPASATELLELLSLEKLDTNLFRGRQPDTEMQRVFGGQVAAQALLAGCQTVDPAYRPHSLHSYFLRPGDTAVPIVYDVEQLRDGRSFATRRVVARQHGRPIFFLTASFHQEEPGFDHQDAIPDVPAPEDGVRLVDLVRARDAAEAERFEKEWAALDVRYVGISGRGLPDDPDHPARARLWIRVNGELSDDPLEHLAAFTYASDLTLLGAALVPHGVTIGTPGLQPASLDHAMWFHRPFRADEWWLYDQHAPSAQGARGLALAQVFTADGRLVSSVAQEGLLRMRPTD
- a CDS encoding acetyl-CoA C-acetyltransferase, which encodes MQTSTRRVAVVGGNRIPFARSNTAYADASNQEMLTAAIDGLVTRFGLQGERLGEVVAGAVLKHARDFNLTREAVLGSRLAPETPATDIQQACGTGLQAAIQVANKIALGQIEAGIAGGTDTTSDAPVAISDKLRKKLMKVNAARDTASRLKALGAIRPTDIGLEIPQNGEPRTRLSMGEHAALTALEWQIGREEQDELAAASHQRLAAAYDAGFLDDQITPFRGLERDNNLRPDSSVEKLSKLKPVFGKGEAATMTAGNSTPLTDGASAVLLASEGWVQAHDLPVLAWFTAYETAAVDYVHGAEGLLMAPAYAVARMLQREGLALQDFDYYEIHEAFASQVLSTLKAWEDPIFCKERLGLDGPLGAIDRTRLNVNGSSLAAGHPFAATGGRILANAAKLLDQKGSGRVLISICAAGGQGVVAILEK
- a CDS encoding proteasome assembly chaperone family protein, coding for MVNEPVVHVVDEVPELDGVDDLAMVVALDGFLDAGNAAARAARHLLDQSDLAESPVVATFDVDLFHDYRARRPPMSFVRDHYEAYEPPRLVVRLVRDTGRTPYLLLHGPEPDTRWEAFVAGVRLVVERLAVSRVVAMGSVPMAVPHTRPIAITPHANNAALLDADSPWRGELRIPSSAQALLELRLGEWGHDALGFVAHVPHYLAQLDYPAAAVSLLEHVERGARLTVDLSDLRAEAGDREAEIARYLAANEDVGEVVASLERQYDAFERAESEGSSLLAEDQPLPTGEEIGLQFEQFLAGLDGTEDDTDDPDDED
- the dxs gene encoding 1-deoxy-D-xylulose-5-phosphate synthase, encoding MGHLESIASPRDLRDLTSDELTALASEIRDFLVETCSRTGGHLGPNLGVVELTLAVHRVFESPRDRIVFDTGHQAYVHKLLTGRRAGFDKLRQEGGVSGYPNQAESEHDIVENSHASTALSYADGLAKAFTVRGEDRHVVAVIGDGALTGGMAWEALNNIAVDTRSRLVIVVNDNGRSYTPTVGGLATALTSLRTNPRYEHFLDLVKRRLNAVPGVGPAAYDVLHAMKKGMKDAIAPQGLFEDLGLKYVGPVDGHDQAAMEQALSQAKRFEGPVIVHALTRKGFGYDAAEQHEADQFHSPRPFDIETGEEHPVGGIWTDVFAEEMVRIGERRPDVVAITAAMMHPVGLHHFEARFPERTFDVGIAEQHAATSAAGLAMGGLHPVVAIYATFLNRAFDQVLMDCALHRCGVTFVLDRAGVTGDDGASHNGMWDMSVLQVVPGLRLAAPRDASRLRELLGEAITVDDAPTVVRFPKGPPPADLEAVDHVGGVDVLLRNGTHDVLIVGIGSMATTAVDVGERLVAQGIGATVVDPRWVKPVNPALVELARDHALVVHLEDNGRVGGCGAALLQELNDQGVTTPIRVHGIPQEFLDHAKRAAILERIGLDPQTLARGIVEEIATGVDAPTAGPPAVDAER
- a CDS encoding MaoC family dehydratase, which gives rise to MAVPVILKAALPSIPVVNQLPGIRKDPGADPSQLAFTRDRVVVSRDHVAAYARVCGFPAKDTLPLTYPHLLAFPLHMRVMTSPSFPYPAIGTVHLENSITARRPVSATEELSVGVRVSAPRPHPKGTVIDFLAEVRSGVEVVWESTSTYLRRGKGDADASSGTTMERTPPGTVEWRLADDLGRRYGAVSGDRNPIHLYPLTAKALGFPRQIAHGMWSLARCVAALENRLPDSVTVDAAFKKPVLLPGTVAFGHESTETGQAFALTRPKDGAPHLVGRAYAV
- a CDS encoding NAD-dependent epimerase/dehydratase family protein, producing the protein MRVLVLGGSHHVGRAVVETALARGDDVVTLNRGLTGVTAPGVDVRHADRRDPGAVAAALGDDEFDAVVDTWSQEPVVVRDAARLLSGRAGHYTYVSSRSVYTWPPAPGLDESAPVVEGDPDGTDAGDYAAAKRGGELAAIRDFDGDVLLARAGLILGPWERVGRLPFWLDRVAAGGRVPTPGPEDRPLQLVDARDLAQWVLEHQPVGVFNTVSRPGHTTVGELLAECVRVTGSEAELVWLSPEAVERAGVAPWTELPIWVPPTGELAGLHDGDVSAAYAAGLTCRPVRETVAATWAWMQREGLPPQPGDRPRTGMDVAAERRLWKAAGQTA